In Bacillota bacterium, a genomic segment contains:
- a CDS encoding radical SAM protein codes for NNIINLKVIRFWDEIFPDNKEWVEEFTERYKREINLPFEIWIHPLKISYDLIKKLVDAGLYKAVMGIQSGSPRIRKEIFGRYELQEDIINASKILSDCRVPRVIYDFILRHPFETEEDIIKSFELCMKLHPPFELQLHALNFFPGTDIVEKAIKLNVIDRNELEKIMYAPIKEQYKAYWGVNDNDIMINFWYSLIYMTQFKTIRPLISFLSKHVQSLNKKFTFLIELSIKLQKYLVPIARMKDYYKKIYLILRIGY; via the coding sequence GAATAATATAATAAATTTAAAGGTCATACGGTTTTGGGATGAAATTTTTCCCGATAATAAGGAGTGGGTAGAAGAATTTACAGAAAGGTACAAAAGAGAAATTAATTTGCCGTTTGAGATATGGATCCACCCTCTTAAAATCAGTTACGATTTAATAAAAAAACTTGTAGATGCAGGTCTATATAAAGCAGTAATGGGAATTCAAAGCGGTTCGCCCCGTATAAGGAAAGAAATATTCGGAAGGTATGAATTGCAAGAGGATATAATAAATGCAAGTAAAATATTATCTGATTGCAGGGTGCCGCGGGTTATTTATGATTTTATACTCAGGCACCCCTTTGAGACAGAAGAGGATATTATAAAATCTTTTGAGCTGTGTATGAAGCTGCATCCTCCTTTTGAATTACAACTTCATGCACTGAATTTTTTCCCAGGGACTGATATAGTTGAAAAAGCAATTAAACTTAATGTAATAGACAGAAATGAACTAGAGAAAATCATGTATGCTCCGATAAAGGAACAGTATAAAGCTTATTGGGGAGTTAATGACAATGATATTATGATAAACTTCTGGTATTCACTTATATATATGACTCAATTTAAAACTATAAGACCCCTGATAAGCTTTTTATCAAAGCATGTCCAGTCATTAAATAAAAAATTCACCTTTCTTATTGAATTATCAATAAAGTTACAAAAGTACCTAGTCCCCATTGCCAGGATGAAAGATTATTATAAAAAAATATATCTAATCCTACGTATCGGTTATTAA